The Commensalibacter nepenthis genome has a window encoding:
- the lptF gene encoding LPS export ABC transporter permease LptF, with amino-acid sequence MRLLASLRLPMFDRYILHQLLIALVATTGGLAALIWLTQSLRFVSLVVDRGLSLGVFLELTGLLIPSFVAVILPITTFVVVQFIYHRLAGDREIVVMRAAGMSSFALAKPGMICALITTIMCYLLNIWIVPAAYHSFRKNEFKIRNKMAAFMLQEGVFTNISNNLTVYIRSKDHNGVLKGILVEDARQPDNKATILAESGNIVIINDKPQVVLSNGSREVIDKKTGRLNVLNFERNTIDLSSNKEQTARLKDATEMSLHELLHPNAQEVFDRDYGKLAVEAHRRLTSPLTIFSFTMIALVSVLRGSFARYGNILRPLSAIFTIVGLMSLILIIQNVATRNMIFIPFIWVVAIAPGIIASCVLFIPEFKTKDNKPVPLSSLQRGR; translated from the coding sequence ATGCGTTTATTGGCTTCCTTGCGTCTCCCTATGTTTGACCGCTATATTTTACATCAATTATTGATTGCGTTAGTGGCCACAACAGGAGGGTTGGCAGCACTCATTTGGCTTACGCAATCGTTACGATTTGTGTCGCTTGTGGTTGATAGAGGTCTGTCTTTAGGGGTATTCCTTGAGCTCACTGGACTATTAATCCCCTCTTTCGTTGCGGTTATTTTACCTATTACGACTTTTGTTGTCGTGCAATTTATTTATCACCGTTTGGCTGGGGACAGAGAAATCGTTGTCATGAGGGCAGCGGGAATGTCATCATTTGCTTTGGCTAAACCAGGAATGATCTGTGCGCTGATTACAACAATTATGTGCTATTTGCTCAATATATGGATTGTTCCTGCTGCCTATCACTCTTTTCGGAAAAATGAATTTAAAATCCGAAATAAAATGGCAGCCTTCATGTTACAAGAAGGTGTTTTTACCAATATTTCAAATAATTTAACCGTTTATATCCGTTCAAAAGACCATAATGGTGTCTTAAAAGGCATTTTAGTAGAGGATGCTCGACAACCAGATAATAAAGCCACCATTCTCGCTGAAAGCGGAAATATCGTTATTATCAATGATAAACCCCAAGTTGTTTTGTCAAATGGCTCTCGTGAAGTCATTGATAAAAAGACTGGTCGTTTAAATGTATTGAATTTTGAACGCAATACGATTGATTTATCTTCAAACAAAGAACAAACTGCTCGCCTTAAAGATGCCACCGAAATGTCTTTGCACGAATTACTTCATCCCAATGCTCAAGAAGTCTTTGATCGTGATTATGGAAAATTAGCGGTCGAAGCACATCGACGATTAACCTCACCATTAACGATCTTCTCTTTTACCATGATTGCGTTGGTCAGTGTATTAAGAGGAAGTTTCGCGCGATATGGTAATATTTTGCGTCCGCTTAGTGCCATTTTTACCATTGTTGGATTAATGTCTTTGATTTTAATTATTCAAAATGTTGCAACAAGAAATATGATCTTTATTCCATTCATATGGGTTGTAGCAATTGCCCCAGGAATTATTGCATCTTGTGTTCTCTTTATACCGGAATTTAAAACGAAAGATAACAAACCTGTCCCCTTATCTTCTTTACAAAGAGGCAGGTAA
- the lptG gene encoding LPS export ABC transporter permease LptG, producing the protein MFSARTISIYIAKQFSFASISMILALTALVSLFDFIDLLRRVATKPHVSTSVATSIALYHIPNFCMQILPFGILLGGIICFWRLTRSSELIVTRAAGISAWQFLTAPVVCAFGLGLFSIMIISPISSSLFRKAEILDQTYLNTSGGKLSNLSSGSLWVRQSDQGLDYKGVAILHAQSVKVEKNVLHMTGISIFRLDDNDHLLVRIESPSGYLEHQHYWVLNNARSIKPDKLPVNLGTIKLSTNLSLSNIEESFSSPDTLSFWSLPEFIHLLNESGFSSISHRLRFQSLLAQPLLASTMALVAAGFATRSTRRGGVAKMIGSGVAAGFALFTISKVAEQFGESGALPALIAAWAPTAAGLCLAISLLIHLEDG; encoded by the coding sequence ATGTTTTCTGCACGCACAATTTCAATTTATATTGCAAAACAATTCTCTTTTGCGTCGATATCCATGATCCTTGCTTTAACGGCATTGGTATCCTTGTTTGACTTTATCGATTTATTGCGCCGGGTTGCGACCAAACCCCACGTATCGACCAGTGTAGCAACCTCTATCGCGCTTTATCATATCCCCAATTTTTGTATGCAAATTTTGCCATTTGGTATCCTTTTAGGAGGGATTATTTGCTTTTGGAGATTGACCCGATCTTCCGAGTTAATCGTAACCCGTGCAGCAGGGATTTCTGCTTGGCAATTCTTAACTGCACCGGTAGTGTGTGCTTTTGGGCTAGGATTATTTTCTATTATGATAATTTCTCCTATCTCTTCGAGCTTGTTTCGCAAAGCAGAAATCCTTGATCAAACTTATTTAAACACAAGTGGTGGAAAATTATCGAACCTTTCAAGCGGCTCCTTATGGGTTCGACAATCAGATCAAGGTTTGGATTATAAAGGTGTTGCAATTTTACATGCGCAATCAGTGAAAGTGGAGAAAAATGTCCTGCATATGACAGGAATCAGCATTTTCAGACTTGACGATAATGACCATTTACTGGTTCGTATTGAATCGCCTTCGGGATATTTGGAACATCAACATTATTGGGTCTTGAACAATGCACGATCTATTAAACCAGACAAATTACCTGTCAATTTAGGAACGATTAAATTGTCAACAAATCTGTCACTATCAAATATAGAAGAAAGCTTTTCATCCCCTGACACGTTGTCCTTTTGGTCACTGCCAGAGTTCATACATCTGTTAAACGAATCTGGCTTTTCATCGATCAGTCATCGTCTGCGCTTTCAATCCTTATTGGCACAACCTTTATTAGCCAGCACAATGGCTTTGGTTGCAGCAGGCTTTGCAACACGTTCAACACGCAGAGGTGGCGTTGCAAAAATGATCGGCTCAGGAGTGGCTGCTGGTTTTGCCTTGTTTACCATTTCAAAAGTCGCTGAACAATTTGGGGAGTCTGGTGCTTTACCAGCCCTTATTGCTGCATGGGCTCCGACGGCTGCTGGGCTTTGTTTGGCTATATCTCTTCTTATTCATTTGGAAGACGGCTGA